The Gemmata palustris genome includes a region encoding these proteins:
- a CDS encoding sigma-54-dependent transcriptional regulator: MPLLLLIDDEPAIQHAFRKAFYPPTYETLTVRTADEGLALFAERKPDVVVLDVNLPDSTGLQTFDRIKLIDARTPVILITGHGTTELAIQAMKRGAFDYLPKPLPFEQLRDLIGRAAEVSRLMSVPAVVAETAPAPADADALVGRCPAMHEVYKAIGRVAGTDATVLILGDTGTGKELVARAIYQHGNRADKPFLAVNCGAIPEPLLESELFGHEKGAFTGADRKRIGKFEQCTGGTLFLDELGELPLLSQVKLLRAIQEQRFERVGGTETLQTDVRVIAATNADLEKQVAQGRFRSDLYFRLNVFTIALPSLRQRGDDIDLLTDYYLNRFASEFGRPVPVVAPEFRDALRRYRWPGNIRELQSVLKQGMLKMSGGILLPDVLTALQKDVTAPPAETSNGNGGAPPPAPAAPNRPALDWDQFIAERLEAGSRELYAESLTLLERQLLTRVLERTGGNQLRAAELLGITRGSLRHKLRALGLTIERSLSAEDDHAD, translated from the coding sequence ATGCCGCTGTTACTGCTGATCGACGACGAGCCGGCGATCCAGCACGCCTTCCGCAAGGCGTTCTACCCGCCCACTTACGAAACGCTCACGGTCCGAACCGCGGACGAGGGACTGGCCCTGTTCGCGGAGCGGAAGCCGGACGTCGTGGTTCTCGACGTGAACCTCCCCGATTCGACCGGGTTGCAGACGTTCGACCGCATCAAGCTGATCGACGCCCGCACGCCGGTCATTCTGATTACCGGGCACGGGACGACCGAGCTCGCGATCCAGGCGATGAAGCGCGGGGCGTTCGACTACCTGCCCAAGCCGCTCCCGTTCGAGCAGTTGCGGGATCTGATCGGCCGCGCGGCCGAGGTGAGCCGGCTCATGAGCGTGCCGGCGGTGGTGGCCGAGACCGCGCCGGCTCCCGCCGATGCCGACGCGCTCGTCGGCCGGTGCCCGGCGATGCACGAGGTGTACAAGGCCATCGGGCGCGTCGCCGGGACCGATGCCACGGTGCTCATTCTGGGCGACACCGGCACCGGCAAGGAACTCGTGGCCCGGGCCATCTACCAGCACGGGAACCGAGCCGACAAGCCGTTCCTGGCCGTGAACTGCGGGGCCATCCCCGAGCCGCTCTTGGAGAGCGAGTTGTTCGGGCACGAGAAGGGCGCGTTTACGGGCGCGGATCGCAAGCGCATCGGCAAGTTCGAGCAGTGTACGGGCGGAACGCTCTTCCTCGACGAACTGGGCGAGCTCCCGCTCTTGTCCCAGGTCAAACTGCTCCGCGCTATTCAGGAGCAGCGGTTCGAGCGCGTGGGGGGGACCGAGACCCTCCAGACCGACGTGCGCGTGATCGCCGCGACCAATGCCGATCTGGAGAAACAGGTGGCCCAGGGGCGCTTCCGCTCCGACCTGTACTTCCGGCTCAACGTGTTCACTATCGCCCTCCCGTCGCTACGACAACGGGGCGATGACATCGACCTGCTCACCGATTATTACCTGAACCGGTTCGCGTCGGAATTCGGCCGACCGGTGCCGGTCGTGGCCCCGGAATTTCGCGACGCGCTGCGGCGGTACCGGTGGCCGGGCAACATCCGGGAGCTCCAGAGCGTCCTGAAACAGGGCATGCTCAAAATGAGCGGGGGCATTCTCCTGCCCGACGTTCTCACGGCGCTGCAGAAAGACGTTACGGCTCCGCCCGCCGAGACCAGCAACGGCAATGGTGGCGCCCCGCCGCCCGCGCCCGCGGCTCCCAACCGCCCCGCACTCGACTGGGACCAGTTCATTGCCGAACGCCTGGAAGCCGGCTCGCGCGAGTTGTACGCCGAGAGCCTCACGTTGCTCGAACGGCAACTCCTCACGCGGGTTCTGGAGCGCACGGGCGGGAACCAACTCCGGGCCGCGGAGCTACTCGGCATCACGCGCGGGAGCCTGCGTCACAAGCTCCGGGCTCTCGGCTTGACAATCGAGCGGAGCCTGAGCGCGGAGGACGACCACGCCGACTAG
- a CDS encoding efflux RND transporter periplasmic adaptor subunit, translating into MLTLSALTERLGPVGRALAVGGVVLIAGGTATWLAAGTVRSASSGGGEAVERKDSGAPPKIHRCGVNEIVVPSDVRASLGLKTAPAAQAPSTRNLPSFQGILNFDNGRLVRVQSPFAGQVTEADGARASGAVPSASASLSTAAPALRVGDRVNRGDVLAVVWSADLGAKKSEFVDAVSKLKTDEKTYYRLEELYQINGTAERSVREAERTVQSDRVAVERAEATLRAWRVPADEIAALRESADQLSAPDAKRTDPAKWARVEVKAPISGVVLEKNVAAGQVVDTTTDLFRIGDVSTLAVWVHVYEEDLPLLSKLVLPREWSISATASPGVAHAGRLERIGMAIDPAQHTALVTGTVENEKGELRAGMAVTVTVKIPTASDEIEVPAEAVVEDGRESAVFVRADTSGDRYVRCPVTVVRRSRDAIALAALPGAPKVGDAVVTAGSLLLGSAFADLPQPKP; encoded by the coding sequence ATGCTCACACTGTCCGCCCTTACCGAACGGCTCGGTCCCGTCGGTCGTGCGCTGGCGGTCGGGGGCGTTGTTCTCATCGCCGGTGGCACGGCCACCTGGCTGGCCGCGGGCACCGTGCGCTCGGCGAGCAGTGGGGGCGGGGAGGCCGTTGAGAGAAAAGATTCGGGTGCCCCGCCCAAGATCCATCGCTGTGGGGTCAACGAGATCGTCGTCCCCTCGGACGTGCGAGCTTCGCTCGGGCTGAAGACCGCGCCCGCGGCGCAGGCGCCCTCCACGCGCAACCTCCCGTCGTTCCAGGGAATCCTCAACTTCGATAACGGCCGATTGGTCCGCGTGCAGTCGCCGTTTGCCGGCCAGGTCACGGAGGCCGATGGCGCGCGCGCGTCGGGGGCTGTCCCGAGCGCGTCCGCTTCGCTTTCGACCGCTGCGCCCGCTCTGCGCGTTGGTGACAGGGTCAATCGAGGGGACGTGTTGGCGGTGGTGTGGAGCGCGGACCTCGGCGCCAAGAAGAGCGAGTTCGTGGACGCGGTTTCCAAACTGAAAACGGACGAGAAGACCTATTACCGGTTGGAAGAACTCTACCAGATCAACGGGACCGCGGAGCGGTCGGTGCGCGAAGCGGAGCGGACAGTTCAGTCCGATCGTGTGGCCGTTGAGCGCGCCGAAGCGACGCTCCGCGCCTGGCGCGTGCCGGCGGACGAGATTGCCGCGCTGCGGGAGAGTGCCGACCAGTTGTCCGCGCCGGACGCGAAGCGGACCGACCCGGCGAAGTGGGCACGGGTCGAGGTGAAGGCCCCGATCAGCGGCGTCGTTCTCGAAAAGAACGTCGCCGCGGGTCAAGTGGTCGACACGACGACCGACTTGTTCCGCATCGGAGACGTTTCGACCCTGGCTGTGTGGGTTCACGTTTACGAGGAAGACCTTCCCTTATTGTCCAAGCTCGTGCTCCCGCGCGAGTGGAGCATCAGTGCGACCGCTTCACCGGGCGTCGCACACGCCGGGCGCCTCGAACGGATCGGGATGGCGATCGATCCCGCGCAACACACCGCACTCGTGACGGGCACCGTCGAGAACGAGAAGGGCGAGCTGCGCGCGGGCATGGCCGTGACCGTGACCGTGAAGATCCCGACCGCGAGTGACGAGATCGAAGTCCCCGCCGAGGCCGTGGTCGAAGACGGCCGCGAGAGCGCCGTTTTCGTCCGCGCCGACACGTCCGGGGACCGGTACGTTCGGTGCCCGGTGACGGTCGTGCGCCGGTCCCGGGACGCGATCGCCCTCGCCGCGCTGCCCGGCGCCCCGAAGGTCGGTGACGCGGTCGTCACCGCCGGCTCGCTCCTGCTCGGGAGCGCGTTCGCCGACCTCCCCCAACCGAAGCCGTAA
- a CDS encoding efflux RND transporter permease subunit, translated as MIQKLIGWAVANPLVVMILVTALAVTGGYAFAHVNIEAYPDPAPAIIEVVALYPGASAEEVERQVTVPLEVALAGMPGLETTRSKSLFGLAHVRNQFDYSRDYDQAKQDVLNRLASVNLPPGVTPQISPASPVGEILRFTIYNPKDAAGRPLYALSDLKAIEDYVVQRELLRVPRIAGVTGIGGTVKRYEVQPDPDRLRQYGVTLAQLQAALGAANANGSGDNLTQGNQRTVVVRSLGLIGQGQDPYLPTLAARDPARAAAHLRVEEARRCREIRQVAVAAVNTVPVRVDNLVDGGPVLNADGSVNPAKLFQKPDGTGEWDPAARWDDGPVLNTDGTPRDDDATTAMKLAWSKALTGRGVVVGNQTRQGRVGISRPLRAREWAALSDREQRHVRQQRNWPEPTSPSFGEELRSLFVGPAPEPGDPAQSVWWRDEHMRWQERPAGARSWAALSDAERAAVRAELGDRLPPSEPTGWRFYATAGRWDGWDDGRWSDEDDVVQGIVLLRKGQESLPALTDVLARIDELNQPGKLPAGMRISPFYNRTELINRTTETVNENLLIGMALVTAILLMFLGNVRASVIVAINIPLALLFAFGVLYARGKSANLLSIGAVDFGIIVDSSVIIVESIYRHLNSDEHADVPLAERISAACGAVTKSLFFATVVMVCALLPLFTMKGPEGQIFGPMADTYAFALAGALVLALTVSPVLCLLLLGNLDKPPGTGFWARATRTLSWALLLPVILAPLKFAFVPRHGDPENRLVRALNWVFLTQLRVILRLRWFALAVFAGGLCYTGVVSANMGREFMPELEEGNLMVRGTFPVNVSLEESGARARQLRELLHEFPEFAVVVPAIGRPDDGTDPTGYYNVETFCPLRPEPQWPAHPKYGRPRKKAELVGDLNAALAQRFPGVDWDISQIIRDNVMEALSGVKGENSIKVIGPELDALERIAGQIKDRLDSVPGVENPGVFRIQGQTSLEFPIDRSKCASWNVSAADVQAVIGSAVGGRAATQIQEGEKQADLTVRWPLRLRADETAIRSIPVPVGNTVTAGGAPGAPSSPFSGAATGTSPTGSAVAPPVSTGNPYNAAPVWTTTPTRRLDDLVTPINANGQPDPGGSFLRPGASTIYREQGQRLIAIKFEVRGRDLASTVSEARAAVEPLLKAPYRAEWSGEFKQMEAAEKRMARMFALSLALIALLLYLAFRSFLDAAVVFANVLAMGVGGVWALKLAGLNFNISAAVGFISILGVAVMNGLLFVSAFNGLRARGVDLNEALARGTRQLVRPVVMTALAAILGLLPAAFSTKMGSESQRPLAVVVVGGMLFTILTLVLVPMLYSFYGDRTPPKGAGDFSH; from the coding sequence ATGATCCAGAAGTTAATCGGTTGGGCGGTCGCGAATCCGCTCGTCGTCATGATTCTCGTGACCGCCCTCGCCGTGACCGGGGGCTACGCTTTCGCTCACGTCAACATCGAAGCGTACCCCGACCCGGCACCGGCAATCATCGAGGTCGTTGCCCTGTACCCCGGCGCCAGCGCCGAAGAGGTCGAGCGCCAGGTCACGGTCCCTCTCGAAGTGGCTCTCGCGGGTATGCCGGGACTCGAAACGACCCGGAGCAAATCGCTGTTCGGGTTGGCCCACGTCCGCAACCAGTTCGATTACTCGCGCGACTACGATCAGGCCAAACAAGACGTGCTCAATCGGCTCGCGTCGGTGAACTTGCCGCCCGGTGTCACGCCCCAAATTTCCCCCGCCTCCCCGGTCGGCGAGATCCTCCGGTTCACCATTTACAACCCGAAGGACGCGGCCGGGCGCCCGCTCTACGCCCTGAGTGACCTGAAAGCCATTGAGGATTACGTCGTCCAGCGCGAGCTGCTGCGCGTCCCTCGGATCGCCGGGGTGACCGGGATCGGTGGGACCGTGAAGCGGTACGAGGTCCAACCCGACCCGGACCGGCTCCGGCAGTACGGCGTGACTCTCGCTCAACTGCAAGCGGCTCTCGGTGCGGCGAACGCGAACGGGAGCGGCGACAACCTCACGCAAGGGAACCAGCGCACCGTCGTGGTCCGGTCGCTGGGGCTGATCGGACAGGGGCAAGACCCCTACCTCCCGACGCTGGCGGCGCGCGACCCCGCACGGGCCGCGGCCCACCTCCGGGTCGAAGAAGCCCGCCGGTGCCGCGAGATCCGGCAAGTCGCGGTCGCGGCAGTGAACACCGTTCCGGTTCGCGTGGACAATCTCGTTGACGGCGGACCGGTTCTCAACGCGGACGGCTCGGTGAACCCGGCCAAGCTGTTCCAGAAGCCGGACGGCACCGGCGAATGGGACCCCGCGGCGCGGTGGGACGATGGCCCGGTGCTGAACACGGACGGCACCCCGCGCGATGACGACGCGACGACCGCGATGAAACTCGCGTGGAGCAAGGCACTGACCGGGCGCGGAGTGGTCGTGGGGAACCAGACGCGGCAGGGGCGCGTGGGGATCAGCCGCCCGCTGCGTGCCCGCGAGTGGGCGGCTCTATCCGATCGCGAACAGCGGCACGTCCGCCAGCAGCGCAACTGGCCCGAACCCACGTCCCCGAGTTTCGGCGAGGAGTTGCGGAGCCTGTTCGTCGGTCCCGCACCGGAACCGGGCGACCCGGCGCAATCGGTGTGGTGGCGGGACGAACACATGCGCTGGCAGGAGCGCCCGGCCGGTGCGCGATCGTGGGCGGCGCTGTCGGACGCGGAGCGCGCTGCGGTGCGCGCCGAATTGGGCGACCGGCTGCCCCCCAGCGAACCGACCGGCTGGCGCTTCTACGCGACCGCCGGGCGGTGGGACGGGTGGGACGATGGCCGGTGGAGCGACGAGGACGATGTCGTTCAGGGGATCGTGCTGCTCCGCAAGGGGCAGGAGTCGCTCCCCGCGCTGACGGACGTGCTCGCCCGGATCGACGAACTGAACCAGCCCGGCAAGCTCCCCGCGGGGATGCGGATTTCCCCGTTTTACAACCGCACCGAACTCATCAACCGCACCACCGAAACGGTCAACGAGAACCTGTTGATCGGCATGGCACTGGTGACGGCGATCCTGCTCATGTTCCTCGGGAACGTCCGCGCCTCGGTGATCGTTGCGATCAACATTCCGCTGGCGCTGCTCTTCGCATTCGGGGTGCTCTACGCGCGGGGGAAGTCGGCCAACCTGCTGTCCATCGGCGCCGTGGACTTCGGCATCATCGTGGACTCATCCGTTATCATCGTGGAGAGCATTTACCGCCACCTGAACTCGGACGAACACGCGGACGTGCCGTTGGCCGAGCGCATCTCGGCGGCTTGCGGCGCGGTCACGAAGAGCTTGTTCTTCGCGACCGTGGTCATGGTATGCGCGCTGCTCCCGCTGTTCACCATGAAGGGGCCGGAGGGCCAGATTTTCGGGCCGATGGCCGACACGTATGCGTTCGCGCTGGCCGGCGCGCTAGTGCTCGCTCTCACCGTGTCGCCGGTGTTGTGCCTGCTGCTCTTGGGGAACCTAGACAAACCGCCCGGCACCGGTTTTTGGGCGCGCGCCACGCGGACTCTATCATGGGCGCTTCTGCTCCCGGTGATTCTCGCACCGCTCAAGTTCGCCTTCGTTCCGCGCCACGGTGACCCCGAGAACCGCCTCGTTCGTGCCCTGAACTGGGTGTTCCTCACGCAACTTAGGGTTATTCTCCGGCTGCGCTGGTTCGCGCTCGCGGTGTTCGCCGGGGGACTGTGTTACACCGGGGTCGTCTCGGCCAACATGGGGCGCGAGTTCATGCCGGAACTGGAAGAGGGGAACCTGATGGTTCGGGGCACGTTTCCTGTAAACGTGTCGCTCGAAGAATCCGGGGCGCGGGCGCGGCAATTGCGCGAACTGCTGCACGAGTTCCCCGAGTTCGCTGTGGTCGTCCCGGCGATCGGTCGACCGGACGACGGGACCGACCCTACGGGCTACTACAACGTCGAGACGTTTTGCCCGCTCCGCCCGGAACCGCAGTGGCCGGCGCACCCGAAATACGGCCGCCCGCGGAAGAAAGCGGAACTGGTAGGCGACCTGAACGCGGCCCTCGCTCAGCGGTTCCCCGGTGTGGACTGGGACATTTCGCAAATCATCCGCGACAACGTGATGGAAGCGCTGTCGGGCGTGAAGGGGGAGAACTCGATCAAGGTGATCGGGCCGGAACTCGACGCCCTGGAGCGGATCGCCGGGCAGATCAAGGACCGGTTGGATTCCGTTCCGGGCGTCGAGAACCCGGGCGTGTTCCGCATTCAGGGGCAAACGAGCCTGGAGTTCCCGATCGACCGGAGCAAGTGCGCGTCCTGGAACGTGTCGGCCGCGGACGTGCAGGCCGTGATCGGGTCGGCCGTTGGCGGCAGGGCCGCGACGCAAATCCAGGAGGGGGAGAAACAGGCCGACCTCACGGTCCGGTGGCCGCTGCGGTTGCGGGCGGACGAAACCGCCATTCGCTCGATCCCCGTGCCGGTCGGCAACACGGTCACCGCGGGGGGAGCGCCCGGGGCACCGAGTTCGCCGTTCAGCGGCGCGGCCACCGGCACGTCCCCCACGGGTTCGGCCGTCGCGCCCCCCGTATCGACCGGCAACCCGTACAACGCGGCCCCCGTGTGGACAACGACCCCGACCCGGCGCCTCGACGACCTCGTAACGCCGATCAACGCCAACGGCCAGCCCGACCCGGGCGGGTCGTTCCTGCGCCCCGGTGCGTCCACGATCTACCGCGAACAGGGCCAGCGCCTCATCGCGATCAAGTTCGAGGTCCGCGGGCGCGACTTGGCGAGTACGGTCAGCGAGGCGCGGGCCGCGGTGGAGCCGCTCCTGAAAGCGCCGTACCGGGCCGAGTGGAGCGGCGAGTTCAAGCAGATGGAGGCGGCCGAGAAGCGGATGGCGCGGATGTTCGCGTTGTCCCTGGCGCTCATTGCGCTCCTGTTGTACCTCGCGTTCCGGTCCTTCCTCGACGCGGCCGTGGTATTTGCCAATGTGTTGGCGATGGGCGTGGGCGGGGTATGGGCGCTCAAACTCGCGGGGCTGAATTTCAACATCTCCGCGGCGGTCGGGTTCATCTCAATCCTCGGCGTCGCGGTGATGAACGGGCTGCTGTTCGTCTCCGCCTTCAATGGGTTGCGCGCCCGCGGGGTCGATCTGAACGAGGCCCTCGCCCGCGGTACGCGGCAACTCGTTCGGCCCGTGGTGATGACCGCACTGGCCGCCATCCTCGGGCTGTTGCCCGCCGCGTTCTCGACCAAGATGGGGTCCGAGTCGCAGCGCCCGCTCGCGGTCGTGGTGGTGGGCGGGATGCTCTTCACCATCCTCACTCTCGTGCTGGTCCCGATGCTCTACAGCTTCTACGGCGACCGTACCCCGCCCAAAGGTGCGGGCGACTTCTCCCACTAA
- a CDS encoding RNA polymerase sigma factor: MPTSLLHAVSRLTAGADDPRTDAHLIAAFLKSTDQDAFAELVRRHGPAVLGVCRRFLGATPDAEDAFQATFLVLVARARGTDWRDALGPWLYGVAIRVARRARATRAKRLANERQVPAMSDPPIPASEPDDASAVLDEELAALPAIYRLPLILCEIQGTGRRVAARELGLTEGTLSSRLARGRKMLRNRLAQRGLASVTTGLTLTVPAPLANATVRNAVHVLTRTAGAVPAGVLFLTQGTVKSMLVKWKLAGAMIAACLGLTGLGAWHTSAQPPTPAALNQPAHALMAPQEKAPVPRVKIVAIVGANNVITDQEVIEAVYQMSQEKKPSAELVALGWVARVAMKKEIYKQVLRKTIERELIIDEMCAKLKKVNKTNVIDEVQEFAAQSAARQMRAFRTGSGAQSDEAFAAALRAQGRSVPVIRRQMERQVMAEQYVSSALKESGTEYKKLVEDLWRKGVVRVFEE; encoded by the coding sequence ATGCCGACCAGTCTCCTTCACGCCGTATCCCGGTTAACCGCCGGAGCCGACGACCCGCGCACCGACGCCCACCTCATCGCGGCGTTCCTCAAAAGTACCGACCAAGATGCGTTCGCCGAACTGGTCCGGCGCCACGGACCTGCGGTCCTGGGCGTGTGCCGCCGGTTCCTGGGTGCCACCCCGGACGCCGAGGATGCGTTCCAGGCCACGTTCCTCGTACTCGTGGCCCGGGCGCGCGGCACCGACTGGCGCGACGCCCTCGGCCCCTGGCTCTACGGCGTCGCAATCCGGGTCGCGCGCCGGGCGCGAGCGACCCGCGCCAAACGTCTGGCGAACGAAAGGCAGGTACCCGCGATGAGCGACCCACCGATTCCGGCGAGCGAACCGGACGACGCCAGCGCGGTCCTCGACGAAGAACTCGCCGCCCTGCCCGCGATCTACCGCCTGCCGCTCATCCTGTGCGAGATCCAGGGAACGGGCCGGCGCGTCGCGGCCCGCGAACTGGGGCTGACCGAGGGCACGCTGTCTAGCCGACTCGCACGCGGGCGCAAAATGCTCCGCAACCGACTCGCCCAGCGCGGCCTCGCCTCGGTCACCACGGGGCTGACACTCACCGTACCCGCGCCACTCGCGAACGCGACCGTGCGCAACGCGGTCCACGTACTCACGCGAACGGCCGGTGCGGTCCCGGCCGGGGTTTTGTTCCTCACGCAAGGGACTGTGAAATCCATGCTCGTGAAATGGAAACTCGCCGGCGCCATGATCGCCGCGTGCCTCGGGCTCACCGGACTCGGCGCGTGGCACACCTCCGCGCAGCCGCCCACACCGGCCGCTCTGAATCAACCCGCGCACGCGCTCATGGCCCCACAGGAAAAGGCGCCGGTGCCGCGCGTCAAAATCGTTGCCATTGTTGGCGCGAATAACGTCATCACCGACCAAGAGGTGATCGAGGCCGTGTACCAGATGTCCCAAGAGAAGAAACCGTCCGCGGAGTTGGTCGCGCTCGGCTGGGTCGCCCGAGTTGCGATGAAAAAAGAAATATACAAGCAGGTGCTGCGGAAAACGATCGAGCGCGAGCTCATCATCGATGAGATGTGCGCGAAGCTGAAGAAAGTCAACAAGACGAACGTCATCGACGAGGTCCAGGAATTCGCGGCGCAATCGGCCGCGCGCCAAATGCGCGCGTTCCGCACGGGCTCCGGGGCGCAGTCGGACGAGGCGTTCGCCGCGGCGCTACGGGCACAGGGGAGGAGCGTTCCGGTGATCCGCCGCCAGATGGAGCGCCAGGTGATGGCCGAGCAATACGTGAGCAGCGCCCTGAAGGAATCGGGCACCGAGTATAAGAAACTGGTCGAGGATCTGTGGCGGAAGGGTGTGGTTCGCGTGTTCGAGGAGTGA
- a CDS encoding alpha/beta hydrolase, translated as MRAAFALLVGGLACSFGAGQPAPEQLPTKATYKLGPDSQKQDGVPAGELIGPVLFKSKVFDGTVRQYWVYVPAQYKPENAACVLVFQDGQRAINPKGVIRAPVVLDNLIHRKEIPVTIGIFVTPGHKGTEYPASLGTGNPNNRSVEYDSLGDAFAKLIVDEMLPEVAQKYTLTKDPNERAIAGFSSGGIAAFTVAWERPEAFRRVYSAIGSFTNLRGGHVYPDLVRKADAKPIRVYVQDGVHDNRSPMNTKRDWFLQNQLMVEALREKDYDYKYVLGAGGHADDHGGALLPDALRWLWRDHAAVKGK; from the coding sequence ATGCGGGCTGCGTTCGCGTTACTCGTCGGGGGGCTGGCGTGCTCGTTCGGTGCCGGTCAGCCGGCGCCCGAGCAACTCCCGACGAAGGCCACTTACAAACTCGGTCCCGATTCGCAAAAGCAAGACGGCGTGCCCGCGGGGGAACTGATCGGCCCCGTACTCTTCAAGAGTAAGGTGTTCGACGGCACCGTCCGGCAATACTGGGTGTACGTCCCCGCGCAGTACAAGCCCGAAAATGCCGCGTGCGTGCTGGTGTTTCAGGACGGGCAGCGCGCGATCAACCCGAAGGGCGTGATCCGCGCGCCGGTGGTGCTCGACAACCTCATTCACCGGAAAGAGATCCCCGTAACGATCGGCATCTTCGTGACGCCGGGGCACAAGGGGACCGAGTACCCGGCGTCGCTCGGCACCGGGAACCCGAACAACCGCAGCGTCGAGTACGATTCGCTCGGCGACGCTTTCGCCAAGTTGATCGTCGATGAAATGCTGCCGGAGGTGGCGCAAAAGTACACGCTGACAAAAGACCCGAACGAGCGGGCGATTGCGGGCTTCTCCAGTGGCGGGATCGCGGCTTTTACGGTGGCGTGGGAGCGCCCGGAGGCGTTCCGGCGCGTGTACAGTGCGATCGGGAGCTTCACCAACTTGCGCGGCGGGCACGTGTACCCGGACCTGGTTCGCAAGGCGGACGCGAAGCCGATCCGCGTGTACGTGCAGGACGGCGTTCACGACAACCGCAGCCCGATGAATACGAAGCGCGACTGGTTCTTGCAAAATCAACTGATGGTCGAGGCGCTGCGCGAAAAGGATTACGACTACAAGTACGTGCTCGGCGCCGGCGGGCACGCCGACGACCACGGCGGGGCGCTCCTGCCGGACGCGCTCCGCTGGTTGTGGCGCGACCACGCGGCCGTGAAGGGGAAGTAA
- a CDS encoding MFS transporter yields MSAAQPATAPPLALPLRLNLSVMMFLQFGVWGAWFVVFFPYLRGLNFTGEQAGALIGNMALGAIFSTIFAGYIADRLLASEKLMAACHLAGSGLLYLIAQTQDPGQYWTLFALTFVYALLYNPTLVLANSITFEHVPDGQRDFPGIRVLGTLGWIAAGFSIDALFAGGGKTAAGSNGPLMLAAGLSAVLGVYSFFLPHTPPKGEVKGIPFVRALGLFKDFSFAAFFIVSLAITVVLAFYYTVTSDFLEKQCGVKNIGSTMLIGQVCETVFLPLLPLFLVRFGMKWVLALGMFCWGLRYFLFANAGPEGMGFALAIAGVALHGFCFDFFFAAGFIHCDNKAPKDIRASAQALFSFLTYGVGMWLGSLICGMMVDKYTDPTTKTVNWADFWMVPSIGVIVCLGVFLLVFRDRPGRIVEPVSEPAAVPPGA; encoded by the coding sequence ATGTCCGCTGCTCAGCCCGCCACCGCTCCGCCGCTCGCACTGCCGCTGCGCCTCAACCTGTCCGTGATGATGTTCCTCCAGTTCGGTGTTTGGGGGGCGTGGTTCGTCGTGTTCTTCCCGTACTTGCGCGGGCTGAACTTCACCGGCGAACAGGCCGGCGCGCTGATCGGCAATATGGCCCTCGGCGCCATCTTCTCGACGATCTTCGCCGGGTACATCGCCGACCGGCTGCTCGCCAGTGAGAAGCTGATGGCGGCCTGCCACCTCGCCGGTTCCGGGCTGCTGTACCTGATCGCGCAGACGCAAGACCCGGGCCAGTATTGGACGCTGTTCGCGCTCACGTTCGTCTACGCGCTGCTGTACAACCCGACGCTGGTGCTGGCGAACTCGATCACCTTCGAGCACGTCCCGGACGGGCAGCGCGACTTCCCCGGGATTCGCGTTTTGGGCACGCTGGGCTGGATCGCTGCCGGGTTCAGCATCGACGCACTGTTCGCGGGCGGCGGTAAGACGGCGGCGGGGTCCAACGGACCGCTGATGCTGGCCGCGGGCCTGTCCGCCGTTCTCGGCGTGTACAGCTTCTTCCTGCCGCACACCCCGCCGAAGGGCGAGGTGAAGGGCATCCCGTTCGTGCGGGCGCTGGGGCTGTTCAAGGATTTCTCGTTTGCGGCGTTCTTCATCGTGTCGCTGGCGATCACCGTGGTGCTGGCGTTCTACTACACGGTCACGTCCGACTTCCTGGAGAAGCAGTGCGGGGTGAAGAACATCGGCTCGACGATGCTGATCGGGCAGGTGTGTGAAACCGTGTTCCTGCCGCTGCTGCCGCTGTTCCTGGTGCGGTTCGGGATGAAATGGGTGCTGGCGCTGGGCATGTTCTGCTGGGGGCTGCGGTACTTCCTGTTCGCCAACGCGGGGCCGGAGGGCATGGGCTTCGCGCTGGCGATCGCGGGCGTCGCGCTGCACGGGTTCTGCTTCGACTTCTTCTTCGCCGCCGGGTTCATCCACTGCGACAACAAGGCACCGAAGGACATCCGGGCCAGCGCACAAGCCCTGTTCAGCTTCCTCACCTACGGCGTCGGGATGTGGTTGGGCAGCCTGATTTGCGGCATGATGGTGGACAAGTACACCGATCCGACGACGAAGACCGTGAACTGGGCCGATTTCTGGATGGTGCCCAGCATCGGTGTGATCGTGTGCCTCGGCGTGTTCTTGCTGGTGTTCCGCGACCGCCCGGGTCGAATCGTGGAGCCTGTGTCAGAACCAGCCGCTGTTCCGCCCGGGGCATAA